Proteins encoded in a region of the Perca fluviatilis chromosome 8, GENO_Pfluv_1.0, whole genome shotgun sequence genome:
- the LOC120564274 gene encoding tyrosine-protein phosphatase non-receptor type 5-like: MRAATVLPGYQCINDWRVHSDNLPSLALSSQGYWVFFLVEGNGPFSSIYKALQVIDFYLGFILPFHPIFGMDSMVLMREVVNTKQDNWIFHGTAGIGVAICVIMVIHMVCKWRYGTGLWSSRTVLQDIGDRRQSVSRQPSFTLSEWTDAQEDLLDMDPVPQTPVFDVGTDAKTEGDAATLTVTSVGLQERRGSNVSLTLDMCTPGCTEPYGYGAQLSPRDQTAKEYLRQGTHSLTPAMLHTRAMDDQSLQAEFYETPMNFVDPKEYNYPGLVRKNRYKTILPNTHSRVILKSQDEDDFLTTYINANYLKGYGDEDCAYIATQGPTVNTVGDFWRMVWQERSPIIVMITNLEEKNEKCAEYWPEDSVTHEGIEITLVTVTQEDDYSLRVFTLKCGGEERSLRQYWYTSWPDQKTPDKAPPLLELVQEVEMAREEAPPSSGPIIVHCSAGIGRTGCFIATSILCKQLRTEGVVDILRTTCQLRLDRGGMIQTSEQYQFVHHVLSLYEKQLSHTAEE, translated from the exons ATGAGAGCAGCCACTGTGCTGCCTGGTTACCAGTGCATTAATGACTGGAGAGTTCACAGTGACAATCTGCCTTCCCTCGCTCTCTCCTCCCAGGGGTActgggtgttttttttggtggaaGGAAATGGACCTTTCTCTTCCATCTACAAAGCCCTGCAGGTCATCGACTTCTACCTTGGCTTCATCTTACCCTTCCACCCGATTTTTGGAATGGAC TCTATGGTGTTGATGAGGGAGGTTGTGAACACCAAACAGGACAACTGGATTTTCCATGGAACTGCAGGCATCGGTGTGGCCATCTGTGTCATCATG GTCATCCACATGGTGTGTAAGTGGCGTTACGGCACTGGCTTGTGGTCGTCGAGAACAGTGTTGCAGGACATTGGTGACCGACGTCAGTCTGTGAGCCGCCAACCCTCCTTCACCCTGTCAGAGTGGACGGATGCTCAGGAGGATCTGCTGGACATGGACCCTGTGCCGCAGACGCCCGTCTTTGACGTGGGCACTGACGCGAAGACGGAGGGAGACGCCGCCACCCTCACTGTCACATCAGTGGGGCTTCAGGAGAG GAGGGGCTCCAACGTTTCGCTGACCTTGGACATGTGTACACCAGGCTGCACTGAGCCCTATGGCTACGGAGCCCAGCTCTCCCCCAGAGACCAGACGGCGAAGGAGTACCTCCGACAGGGAACACACAGCCTGACCCCTGCCATGCTACACACACGGGCCATGGATGACCAGAGCCTGCAGGCTGAGTTTTAT GAAACTCCCATGAACTTTGTGGACCCTAAGGAGTACAACTACCCAGGGCTGGTGAGAAAGAACCGCTACAAAACCATCTTACCCA ATACACACAGCAGAGTGATCTTGAAGTCACAGGATGAAGACGATTTCCTCACCACTTACATCAATGCCAATTATCTCAAA ggctaTGGGGATGAGGACTGTGCATACATTGCCACCCAGGGTCCCACCGTGAACACTGTGGGAGACTTCTGGAGGATGGTGTGGCAGGAGAGAAGCCCAATAATAGTGATGATCACCAACctggaggaaaaaaatgag AAATGTGCAGAGTACTGGCCCGAGGACAGTGTGACCCATGAGGGCATCGAGATCACCCTTGTCACCGTAACCCAGGAGGATGACTACAGTCTGAGGGTGTTTACTTTGAAG tgtggggGAGAGGAGCGCAGTCTGCGGCAGTACTGGTACACCTCGTGGCCTGATCAGAAGACTCCAGACAAGGCTCCACCTCTTCTGGAACTGGTGCAGGAAGTGGAAATGGCCCGAGAGGAAGCCCCGCCCTCCAGTGGCCCTATAATTGTCCACTGCAG TGCTGGAATTGGTCGAACTGGCTGCTTTATCGCCACCTCCATCCTGTGCAAGCAGCTGAGGACTGAGGGTGTGGTTGACATCCTGAGAACCACCTGCCAGCTCCGTCTGGACAG GGGTGGGATGATCCAGACGAGCGAGCAGTACCAGTTTGTGCATCATGTCCTCAGCCTGTATGAGAAGCAGCTGTCTCACACTGCTGAGGAGTAG